In Microplitis demolitor isolate Queensland-Clemson2020A chromosome 9, iyMicDemo2.1a, whole genome shotgun sequence, one genomic interval encodes:
- the LOC128668634 gene encoding uncharacterized protein LOC128668634, producing the protein MAFVVKDGEVKLIEEVIVQEDASSGEQAVSLEETLADPLSVEVDPLGVPSVIFKEDRWLCCPEPTGMNPEVQSIVEELLVQNQRLIQLQQQQQQQPIDYSASGDQAVEEPVPSTSSGDVELRRLLTQPARPKSTYSRWVRCPAPEGIQATPRIPQKRSIKRKRSELVVGGSQGAPEPRIRPPVFKFLEHSRVRVMCGDTMAVSVPFRVTFVDGHTFPIPFTDPLVGLLAPMTSLEASWLVATMPWPLMDHFVFESLLALIVAMCPMHLWDLAEGSPPRIRIIIEELWDKCSSRVARCVYCGNGCRAQQ; encoded by the exons ATGGCTTTCGTTGTCAAAGATGGAGAAGTCAAACTTATCGAGGAGGTCATTGTCCAGGAGGACGCTTCATCTGGGGAACAGGCTGTTTCATTGGAGGAAACTCTTGCGGATCCGTTATCCGTCGAGGTGGATCCGTTAGGGGTCCCATCAGTCATATTTAAAGAAGATCGATGGTTATGCTGTCCTGAACCCACTGGGATGAATCCAGAGGTTCAATCCATAGTGGAG GAGTTGCTGGTTCAAAATCAGCGGTTGATACAAttacagcaacaacaacaacagcagccgATCGACTATTCGGCGTCAGGGGACCAGGCGGTTGAAGAGCCGGTCCCTTCGACGTCATCGGGGGACGTCGAATTGCGACGATTGTTGACCCAGCCGGCTCGTCCCAAGTCGACGTACAGTCGTTGGGTGCGCTGCCCAGCTCCTGAAGGGATACAGGCAACTCCTCGGATTCCTCAG aAACGTTCCATAAAAAGAAAGCGGTCCGAGCTGGTAGTCGGTGGAAGCCAAGGGGCCCCTGAACCGAGGATTCGTCCTCCAGTCTTCAAGTTTTTGGAGCATTCCAGGGTCCGGGTCATGTGTGGGGATACCATGGCCGTGAGTGTGCCCTTCCGGGTGACGTTTGTGGACGGACACACCTTTCCGATCCCATTCACGGATCCACTGGTGGGTTTGTTGGCGCCGATGACGTCTCTAGAGGCGAGCTGGCTGGTGGCAACCATGCCTTGGCCCTTAATGGACCATTTCGTCTTCGAGTCCCTTTTGGCA CTGATCGTTGCGATGTGTCCTATGCACCTGTGGGATCTGGCGGAAGGATCACCTCCTCGCATAAGGATAATAATCGAGGAGCTGTGGGACAAATGTTCTTCACGGGTGGCTCGCTGTGTGTACTGCGGCAATGGTTGTCGAGCGcagcaataa